In the Dolichospermum flos-aquae CCAP 1403/13F genome, CGCACAGCTTCTAAATCAAAAACGGCTTTTGCTTGAGGATGATCTCCTGCTTTTACAGGGTCGCCAGTTAAAGCTAAAATGTTGCGGATACCCAAAGCATGAGCACCCATTAAATCCGCTTGTAATCCAATTCTATTCCGATCGCGGCAAGCAAATTGACAAATCGGCTCAATCCCATTTTGCAATAAAATTACCGAGGCTACCAACGAAGACATCCGCATTACAGCACGGCTACCATCAGTAATATTGACAGCATGAACCCTTCCCTTAAGAGTCGCCGCCATTGCAAGCATCTGGACTGGATCTCCTCCCTTGGGAGGTGCAACTTCGGCGGTAATTAAAAATTCACCTGCAAGGGCGGCTTTACGGAAGTTATTAAAAGCACTAAAGCTATGGGTATCCTGCATAACATTATAATTTTGGTTTGCTAATCAGGTAAAACATCAGACACCTAAAAGCTTAAACCTTAAAGAGGAACAGTGAAACCCAAAGCAGCTTTAACATCTGCTAAAGTTTGATTAGCGATCGCTCTGGCTTTCTCCCCACCATCTCGCAACACTGACTCCAAATAGCCTTTATCCGCCATTACCTCCTGATATTTAGTTTGAATTGGCTGTAAAGCACAAATCGCCGTTTCTGTCAATAAAGGTTTGAATTGTCCCCAACCCATATCTGCACATTCAACCGCTACCTCTTCCTTGGTTTTTCCAGCCAGTAGGGTATACAGAGTTAATAAATTATGACATTCTGGGCGTTCTGAATCATCAAAGGTTAAACCCCTCACTAAATCAGTTTTACAGCGTTTAATCTTCTTATTAATCTCCTCTGGTGAGTCTAAAATATTAATCCGACTTAATTCTGAAGGATCTGATTTTGACATTTTCCGGGTTCCATCTGTCAAACTCATCACCCTTGCACCTTCCTTTCTAATTAAAGGATCTGGTAATTTTAATACAGGTGCTTTTTTCGCAAATTGGTGATTAAACCTATTGACGATATCTCGCGTTAGTTCTAAATGTTGCTTTTGATCTTCACCTACTGGCACTTTATCAGCTTGATAAAGGAGAATATCCGCCGACATTAGCACAGGATAATCTAACAAACCAACACCGACATTTTCCCCTTGTTTAACGGCTTTTTCCTTAAACTGGATCATATCTTGCAACCAGTTCAGAGGGGTAATGCAATTTAGCAACCAAGTCAGTTCACTGTGTGCGGAAACGTGAGACTGAACAAAGATGTGAGAATGCTGTAAATCAATGCCACAGGCTAAATATAATGCAGCAATATTGTAAGTATCAGCCGCTAAAGTGGCGGGATTATGCGGTACAGTGATGGCGTGTAAATCTACCACACAAAAGAAATTTTCATACTGGTCTTGAATTTCTACCCAGTTGCGAATCGCACCTAAATAGTTACCTAAGTGTAAATTACCAGTTGGTTGAACTCCCGACAGAACGCGCTGCTTACCCATAATTATCCGTTATTTATCTCCTCTTCCCCGCTTTGTAAATGGGGCGGTTACAAGACTCATTTTAGTAGTGATTGGGGATTAGTGATGAGGTTAATGAAAAGTATCTTTTCTCTTTTCTCGACTTTTGCCAGAAGTTTATAGAATTACCCGGTAAGTGTAAAACTCAGTTATGCAACTAAATAAGTAGGATCAATTTGAAAAAAAACAGCTAAATCTTGAATTTGGTTTGCTGTTAATTGGCGTTTACCATTAAGAATATCTAAAACTATGTCCCTATCATCTTGTGTAATATTTCTTTGATCTAAAATCGAATTGATTTGATTTTTGGTAGCAATTAATTCTTGCTCATTGGTAATTATTTGCATATAGTAGTGATTCAGTATTTTTAAATTACTTATCATTTTTCAGTTATCTTTATTCTCTTATATTATCTGTTTTGTTGCTTAAATATAAAACTAAAAAAATCTGTACCTCCAGAGAGATAAAAACCAACTGACCTAACTTTTATACTTCAGACTAAATAGGTTTTGATCAAAACACAACTCAGGGGAATATGCTTAATGAAAGCTTTATTAATCTGGCCGATAATGCCTAATTCATTCTGGTCTTATCAGGAAACCATTGATTTAGCTGGGTTACGTGCTACGAATCCCCCATTAGGTTTAATCACTGTTGCAGCGATGTTACCGAGTGATTGGGAATTCAGATTGAGCGATCGCAATGTCCGTCTAGAAACAGATGCAGATTGGGAATGGTGCGATATAGTCATCATCTCGGCAATGATTATCCAAAAACAGGATTTTGGCGACTTAATTAGAAAAGGCAAAAAGTTAGGTAAAAAAGTCGCAGTGGGGGGACCATTTGCCACATCTGTACCCGAATTTGTTCTCGAAGCCGGCGCAGATTATTTAATTTTAGATGAAGGGGAAATCACTATTCCCATGTTTGTAGAGGCGTTAGAAAAGGGAGAAGAAAAGGGGATTTTCCGCGCTACAGAAAAACCAGATGTTACCACAACGCCTTTACCCCGATTTGATTTATTAGACTTAAATGCTTATATAGCAATGACGGTGCAATTTTCGCGGGGTTGTCCATTTCAATGTGAATTTTGCGATATTATTACCCTTTTTGGCCGCAAACCCCGCACAAAAACACCTGAGCAAATTCTGGCGGAATTAGAAGTTTTATATAAGATGGGTTGGTGGCGTTATGTGTTTATTGTTGATGATAACTTTATTGGCAATAAACGCAATGCTAAAGTCTTTTTAAGAGCATTAATTCCCTGGATGGAAGAACGTAATTATCCTTTTGCTTTATTAACAGAAGCTTCTTTGAATTTAGCTGAAGATGATGAGTTACTAGAATTAATGGTAAAAGCTGGTTTTGTCCAGGTATTCATGGGAATTGAAACTCCTGACGTAGATAGTCTAGTAGGAATTAATAAACCACAAAATACTCGCAGTTCCTTAGTTGAATCTTGCCATAAAATTACCAAAGCCGGATTACAAATTATGTCTGGTTTTATCTTAGGATTTGATGGTGAAAAACCAGGCGCAGGTAAACGGATTCAAGAGTTTGTGGAAGCAACTTGTATTCCCCAAGCTCATCTTAACTTATTGCAAGCATTACCGAATACAGCTATGTGGACTCGCTTGCAAAAAGAAGGACGGTTAAGGGATGGTTTGGGTGAATTTATGGGTTCTCAAAAAGCCTTAATGAATTTTGTTCCCACTCGGCCAATGTCGGAAATTGCGGAGGAGTTTATTGATGCTTTTTGGAATTTGTATGAACCTATGCCATACCTGAAACGGACTTTTCGCCATTTTATGATGATGGAAGGTTGGCGAGCTAAATATCAACGGACTTTAACAAAACCAGAGTTTCAATTTTTAATGTCTATTTGTTGGCGACAGGGAATGCTCCGTTCTACACGGTTTGTTTTTTGGCAGCAATTAATAACAATGGCACGGCAGAAACCTCATCTATTATATGATTATTTAATTGCTTTGGGTACAGGTGAACATTTTTTCAAGTTCCGTCATGAGGTAAAGGCAGAAATAGAAGCAGAATTAGCAGAATTCCAGCAGCATGAACAGGAGCAAGAAGCCATAAATTTACAGTTAGAACCTGTGAGTTAAGTAGCTCCTTAATACCCAGATCCCCGACTTCTTAAAGAAGTCGGGGATCTATTCTGCGAGGGTCATGGGAAAATTAATTTTCCCGCTAAAATTACAAAAGTTATTTCCCCCGCTACTGTCTTTGTCCCTATGCACTGGAGTAGGCTATGGGTAGATGATGCGGAAGCTAACACTCTTACCTATTCAGAAGCTTTTCATAATTCCGTTCAAGCAGGATTAACAGCCTATGCTGTGCCATTATTACCAATTTCTGTAGAATCTACTTTTAAAAATTATCAATTTCAGTCCTCTCAATGGTAAGATATTAACTGTATTCATAAATTAGAAATGCACAAACAATTTAACCTATAGTTAATCATCAATAGTTATGATTATTTTTTTAGATATCCAAATTGTTAAAGCATGATCATGATTATTTTTAAAGGAATTTTCTTAAACTGCAAAGTTTGTGAAAAGAGAAAATATATTATGCTTTTTGATCCTTGAGATTTATTTATAGGATTTTTGTTTTATCTTCGTAATTTCCAAATTAATTTTAACCAAGGAGGATCAAATGAGAAAATTCATTAAAAGCTTTCTAGAACTTACCAGTGATAAAAGCTTCATGCACATGATTGAAGTTATTGAGGTAATAGTTGCAAAATTACTATCTCTACTTATGGTAATAGTAATTCTTGCAACACTTGGTGATTTAGCAATATTTATTTTTAATGAAATACTTTCTCCACAAGAAGGTAGTTTTAGCAAGACATTGTTTCAAACTTTCGGTTTATTTCTCAATGTTTTAATTGCTTTAGAAATACTAGAAAATATTACTGGCTATCTCAAAAAGCAAGTTTTACAAGTTGAACTAGTTATTGTTACTTCTTTAATTGCTATTGCCAGAAAAATTATTATTCTTGACGTGAAAGTTACTGAAGGTATCGAAATTATCGGTTTAGGTATTGCGATTCTTTCTTTATCAATTAGTTATTTGATAATTCGGAGTAATAATTCTCAAAAAGGGAATTAAATGCGGATTATTGCTATTAATCTATTATTTTTTTCAATTTTGTATTTTGAATGGGAGTAATGGTTAGAGAAGCTATGGTATATTCAGAGGTGGTGCGGCCGTGAATATGGCGAAAATTAACTCTACTAGCAGAAAATTTGATCGCGTGGCATCAGCCAGAGAATTTGTTTAGACACACTCAGTAACTCGATGACAGGCAAAAACGCAACACAGAATGCATTTCTGCGGTTGGTGTCCAGTAAGGTCGAAGTTTCCGAGTCAGCATCTCGCTACTCGTTGCTTCCTGGTAAAGAAATGGTAATTGGACGTGACCCCATCTGCCAAATTGTCTTGGATGCCATGATATACCGGATGGTATCTCGTCGTCATGCGGTAGTTCGTCCCCTTTCTTTAGTGACCAATAGCGGTTGTAGCTGGGTAATTTGTGATTTAAATAGCGCCAATGGCACTTTTTTAAATGGAGAACACTTAAAAGGATGTCAAGAATTACATTTAGGCGATCGCATTTCCCTTGGCTCTGATGGACCACAATTTATTTTTGAGTATGAAGTTATTGCTCAAAAAACGATAATTAATGTGAGTAAAGCGACAGTATTATCATCTATCAATAACCAAAGTCTGTCATCAAAGCAGGATTCTGTAAGCTTCACACAATTGTTTCCCATTATCTCTACTGGTAAGGATTTAACTCGCAAAGCCTACCTAATCCCAGGAATCCTCACGGTAGTTTTTGTGGTGTTAATGTTTGCTAGTGTGGGTCATCCTCAAGCCAATCAAGTAATTGTCGGATCTTATATCGCTTTTGCGGCTTACTACTTCGTTTATCAATTGTGTGGTAAATCTAAGCCTTGGTGGGTACTCATAGCTGCGGCACTGAGTACAATGTTAATTTTGCTGAGTCCTCTATTAGATTTATTCATCAAAGTATTCCGAGATATCTTACCTGGGACTTTAGATACGACATCTCCAGATGGTATTACCTTCACCGAATTATTCGTACGGATGTTTTTTGGGGCGGGGTTAATGGAGGAGTTGCTGAAAATACTACCAGTATTAGGGGCATATTGGATTGGAAATTCCTTACCTTCACCTTGGCGAGAACGGATTGGGGTTTGGGAACCCTTAGATGGCATTCTCCTGGGTACAGCTTCCGCTGTGGGCTTTACCTTACTAGAAACCCTTGGTCAATATGTCCCCTTAATTTCCCAAAATTCTAGTCAATCAGTGGGTTTACAGTTACTTATTCCCCGCATTTTAGGTTCTGTGGCTGGACACATGGCCTACAGTGGATACTTAGGCTATTTTGTTGGTTTGGCTGTGTTAAAACCCCTGAAAGGAAAGCAAATTCTCTCTGTGGGTTATTTGAGTGCTTCTGCACTTCACGCTTTATGGAATGCCACAGGTTCGATTAATGCTTTTTTCTTGGTGGTAGTTGGTGTTTTGTCCTATGCTTTTCTCATGGCAGCCATTCTCAAAGCCAGAGTATTATCACCAACAAGATCAAAAAACTTTGCAACCCGGTTTCTCGACCCAAAATAGCAGATAGCAGGGACAGGGAACAGAGTTAAAACTAAGTTTAAGAATCAGATTTTGAGAGATGTTGGAGGGCATAATCAGCGATCGCTAAAGTAATTTTTACTTGTTCTATTTCTGATAAATTTGCCCAATCTCGATGTTCAAAATCTCTAATTATAGATATCAATGTTTGTGGTTCACTACTTCGCATTGCATAAGCAAAAGGACGAGCTAAAACTAAGAGATCATCCATTTCCCAACTGGGTAGTAAGGCCTGGACACATTCCACTAATTTCTCACTAGCTGATTTTTCAAGAATAGAAACTTCAGCAGCTTTTTGAGCAATTGCCGTGAATAAAACTTCAGGCATAACCGAAAAAGCATTTTGCAAAGCTGACTGAAGATAATTAACTGTATTTTTACTAATGTTGTTATTTTCAATAACAGAAACTTGATCCCAAATTATATCTAAGTTTTGATAAAAATTATCGGCGCTGGTGATTAGTTCTGCGTCGGTGAAATCCTGCAAACCAAATTGTAGTTCTAGATGCTGAAAATAAGCCTCTGACGATTCATCAGCCAAATTCCAGGGATAAGTAGCATCTTCAGATTCTAGTAGTGCTTCTATAAATTCTAAATCCAGATTCGATGGGACAATA is a window encoding:
- a CDS encoding B12-binding domain-containing radical SAM protein; the protein is MKALLIWPIMPNSFWSYQETIDLAGLRATNPPLGLITVAAMLPSDWEFRLSDRNVRLETDADWEWCDIVIISAMIIQKQDFGDLIRKGKKLGKKVAVGGPFATSVPEFVLEAGADYLILDEGEITIPMFVEALEKGEEKGIFRATEKPDVTTTPLPRFDLLDLNAYIAMTVQFSRGCPFQCEFCDIITLFGRKPRTKTPEQILAELEVLYKMGWWRYVFIVDDNFIGNKRNAKVFLRALIPWMEERNYPFALLTEASLNLAEDDELLELMVKAGFVQVFMGIETPDVDSLVGINKPQNTRSSLVESCHKITKAGLQIMSGFILGFDGEKPGAGKRIQEFVEATCIPQAHLNLLQALPNTAMWTRLQKEGRLRDGLGEFMGSQKALMNFVPTRPMSEIAEEFIDAFWNLYEPMPYLKRTFRHFMMMEGWRAKYQRTLTKPEFQFLMSICWRQGMLRSTRFVFWQQLITMARQKPHLLYDYLIALGTGEHFFKFRHEVKAEIEAELAEFQQHEQEQEAINLQLEPVS
- a CDS encoding PrsW family glutamic-type intramembrane protease encodes the protein MTGKNATQNAFLRLVSSKVEVSESASRYSLLPGKEMVIGRDPICQIVLDAMIYRMVSRRHAVVRPLSLVTNSGCSWVICDLNSANGTFLNGEHLKGCQELHLGDRISLGSDGPQFIFEYEVIAQKTIINVSKATVLSSINNQSLSSKQDSVSFTQLFPIISTGKDLTRKAYLIPGILTVVFVVLMFASVGHPQANQVIVGSYIAFAAYYFVYQLCGKSKPWWVLIAAALSTMLILLSPLLDLFIKVFRDILPGTLDTTSPDGITFTELFVRMFFGAGLMEELLKILPVLGAYWIGNSLPSPWRERIGVWEPLDGILLGTASAVGFTLLETLGQYVPLISQNSSQSVGLQLLIPRILGSVAGHMAYSGYLGYFVGLAVLKPLKGKQILSVGYLSASALHALWNATGSINAFFLVVVGVLSYAFLMAAILKARVLSPTRSKNFATRFLDPK
- the trpS gene encoding tryptophan--tRNA ligase encodes the protein MGKQRVLSGVQPTGNLHLGNYLGAIRNWVEIQDQYENFFCVVDLHAITVPHNPATLAADTYNIAALYLACGIDLQHSHIFVQSHVSAHSELTWLLNCITPLNWLQDMIQFKEKAVKQGENVGVGLLDYPVLMSADILLYQADKVPVGEDQKQHLELTRDIVNRFNHQFAKKAPVLKLPDPLIRKEGARVMSLTDGTRKMSKSDPSELSRINILDSPEEINKKIKRCKTDLVRGLTFDDSERPECHNLLTLYTLLAGKTKEEVAVECADMGWGQFKPLLTETAICALQPIQTKYQEVMADKGYLESVLRDGGEKARAIANQTLADVKAALGFTVPL
- a CDS encoding phosphate-starvation-inducible PsiE family protein; protein product: MRKFIKSFLELTSDKSFMHMIEVIEVIVAKLLSLLMVIVILATLGDLAIFIFNEILSPQEGSFSKTLFQTFGLFLNVLIALEILENITGYLKKQVLQVELVIVTSLIAIARKIIILDVKVTEGIEIIGLGIAILSLSISYLIIRSNNSQKGN